Sequence from the Flavobacterium sp. TR2 genome:
CAGTTGGTTGGACATTCAGATTACTGCTGTTATCCTCAGAGGCGCAGTTTGTAATTAAAAGAACGCATACTAGAAGCATACTGCCCTTTATAAGGCTTATAAATTTTTTCATAATAAAATGGTTAAATAGTTTAATTCTTACAAATGTAAGTGTTATTTTAAAAATTTTAGGAAAAAGATTACGATTTTATTGTAAAAATTACTAAAATCATGATTGCTATTTTGATTTTGGAAAGAAAAAATGGTGGATTTTTATTTTAAGTTATAACTAAACAAAATCGATTAGGTGAGATTGACTTTCTTTGCTTCAATAATTTTATAGAAAAAGTAGTGTTTCTTTTGAATATTTAAACTTTTAGCCCTGATAGCAGCGGCATCCTTTTTAGGGAAATAAAAACTTCTTAATTAAAATCGAGACTTTCTGCCTAAAAAGATATAGCGTCCCGAGGCTTCGGGAGCAGGAAATAGCTCCTAAAAATCACGCTAATTCCTCAAAATATTCAACTTAAAATCCCTAAAAAATCAACACTAGAATTTTCGATAAAAATTTTGTAATTTTGCAGTCCAAAATAAAGGAAAAACAAAATGTTAGATAGACTTCAATATGTAAAGCAGCGTTTCGATGAGATTTCGGATTTGATTATTCAGCCGGATGTTATTTCTGATCAAAAACGTTATAAGCAGCTTAACCAAGAATATAAAGGTATTAAAGCGCTGGTTGAAAAGAGAGAAGAGTACATTATAGTTTTAGCAAATATTGACGAAGCAAACGAAATTATTGCTGACGGAAGCGATGCTGAAATGGTGGAAATGGCTAAAATGCAATTGGATGAAGCAAAAGAGCGTTTGCCAGAATTGGAGGAGGAAATCAAATTTATGCTGATTCCTAAAGATCCTGAAGATGCGAAAAACGTTATGGTGGAGATCCGCGCCGGTACGGGTGGGGACGAAGCGAGTATTTTTGCAGGTGACTTGTTTAGAATGTACACGAAATATTGCGAATCTATGGGATGGAGATCATCTGTTGTAGATATGAATGAGGGTACTTCTGGAGGTTTCAAAGAGGTTATTTTTGAAGTTACGGGAGAAGATGTGTATGGAACTTTGAAGTTTGAAGCGGGTGTTCACCGTGTACAGCGTGTTCCGCAGACAGAAACTCAAGGACGTGTGCATACATCGGCTGCAACGGTTATGGTATTGCCAGAAGCTGAGGAGTTTGATGTTCAGGTAGATATGAATGATGTTCGTGTAGATTTTTTCTGTTCGTCTGGACCTGGAGGACAGTCGGTAAATACAACGAAATCGGCTGTGCGTTTAACGCACATTCCGACAGGATTGGTAGCGCAATGTCAGGATGAGAAATCGCAGCATAAGAATAAAGATAAAGCTTTGATGGTATTGCGTTCTCGTCTGTACGAAATGGAATTGGCCAAAAAGCAGGAAGAAGATGCTAAAAAGCGTAGTTCTCAGGTAAGTTCTGGAGACCGTTCGGCAAAAATCCGTACGTACAACTATGCGCAAGGCCGTGTAACCGATCACCGTATTGGTTTGACGCTTTACGATTTAGGAAATATTATGAATGGAGATATTCAGAAAATCGTTTCTGAGCTTCAACTGGTTAATAATATGGAGAAATTGAAAGAAGCTTCTGAGGTGTACTAATTGTGCACAGGTTCAAAGGGACATAGATGCAAAGGTTCAGAGGTTTTCCTCTTAGAACTCAATATATTTTTAAGCCGAACTTTTGTTCGGCTTTTTTTATGGAAAAAAGCTTAGCTTCTTAGTGGCTTAGCATCTTAGCGCCTATTAAAAAAAATCTATTTTTTTTAATTTTTTTACCTCATATTTGCTGTGCTAAAAACAACCAACTAACATTAATTTATGAAGAGAACTTTACTTTTATTTTGCTTCTTTGGAAGCTTTTTTTATGCGCGGTCGCAATCGTATTTCGGATTTAGGGATGATAATTATGCTGGAGTTCAAAGTGCTTTATTTAATCCGTCTAACATTGTTGAATCTAAGTATCGTGCTGATGTTACGCTTTTCTCTGCAAGCGGAACCGTGCAAAATGATTTGTATGGAGTTAATATTCTAGACGCATTAGATGGCGATTATGATTTGGCAACCGATGCCAGTAAAAATTTCAAATCGAACAACAGAGGGAATTTTAATGTCGATATGCTTGGACCTTCTTTTATGATGAATATTACGCCTGTGCATAGCGTAGCACTTTTTACGCGTGTGCGAAGTGTTACGAATCTTGTCGGCATAAACGGTCAGCTTATTGATGAGGTGAACAAAGATGTCAATGCTTCAAAAAACTTTTTAATCACCGGCGGGAATCCGAATGGGGTTACAAATTCTTGGGCTGAAATAGGAGCGAGTTATGCGACGGTTCTGATGGATCGTGACGATCATTTTGTAAAAGGCGGGATTACTTTAAAATACTTAATGGCAGGAGTAAACGGCTACATTAACGGAAGCGATTTGAGCGTAGCTTTCAATAAAAACAATACTGATCCTGCTATGAGCGAATATATTTCGACAGGAACTATCAGAACAGCTGCAAGTTACGATTATGCAAATGGAGATAATGCAAAGTTTGATGCAGCTTCGGCTGGAGTGGGTGTCGATTTAGGTTTCACGTACGAATACCGCACGAACTGCCATACTTGCGAGGGAAACCGTTACAAGTTTAAAGCAGCAGCTTCTGTAACTGATATTGGAAAATTAAATTATAAGAATATTGTCGAGAACACTTATAATATAACAGGAAGAGTAACTCAGGCAGATGTAGACAACGCCGATGATATTTTTGAGTTTTTTGATTCGAACTATACTAAAATCTCTTCTAAAAAAGGAGTAAAGGCAAATCTTCCAACGGCTTTGCACACCAATTTTGATTGGAATATCGATCAGAGATTTTACTTGAATGTAAGCGGTGATTTCAATTTAGTAAATGCTAAAAAAATAAACGGAACGGCAATTGCCAATTCTGTAACTTTTACTCCAAGATACGAGACTAGGCAGTTTAGTTTCTATGTTCCTGTAACCTATATGCAATACAGCGGAACAGCTATCGGAGCAGGTTTTAGAGCTGGCCCTATATTTATTGGTTCAGGAACTTTTTTTTCGAGTCTGTTTTCAAACAATTCAAAAGGGTGTAATATTTATGCAGGTCTGAAATTGCCTATTTATCAGGATTATAGGTAGGAAACGGGCAAAGGTTCAGAGTTGCAAAGGCTCAAAGGTTTAAAAAAAGGCTCAGAAAACACAAAGTATTTAAACTTTGCACCTCTGAGCCTTTGTAACTTTGTACCTTAAAAAAGGCTATACCCCTAAAAATACCCTTGTGTATTCAAAACATTTATATAGATTCGAGTAAACGTATACACCATTTTTTATTACTATTTCGCTTAGCTTTTCCATAATAATTAAATTAAGTTAGACAAATTACTCTCTTGATGGTTCGTATTGAGAATCTTCTTCATCTTCAGAAGACTCATGATGAGGTTTCGAAACCAGATTGGTTACAATAAGCTGAACGATTGAGCCAAGAATTCCTTTAAACATCGAGTCGCCTTTTCCGACAATAAATCTTTTGGCCAAATACCCAATTCCGATACTGATTGCCGATTGGGCAATATGACTTTTAAAACCAACAGTTTCGTTAATTTCTTCAACCGTGTTGCGAATCAGGTTAATCGGTTTCAAGTTTTCCTTAATGTCATCGATATGGTCTTTTATGGCACACCATTCTGCATCCTGGCGAACTTCTAATTCCTCAATTTTTCGATTTAACTGATCAATATTGTAAATGGCTTCCATAGTCTTTTATGTTTATTAATAAATTAAATCAGTTTTTTGTTTCTTTCAGAATGCTGGAGATAATTGTATTTCCAATCGGAGTTTTGATCAATTTATGATGTGATTTTACCACAATAATCACTAGAATGAGATAGAATAGTGCCATGATAAAAAAGCCGTAGTAATACTCTCCAAGTTCTTTTCCAATCCATAAACTTATCCCGATATTGAGGAACAAGGTAAAAAATGCAACAACAATACCAATCGCTATCTTAGATGCCAATGATGATGCACCATCAGCAACAGAACATACTGTTTTTAGTTTTAATAATTCTAAACTTGTTTTAGCATAGTTTTCTGCTTTCTCATAAAGATTTAAATTCTCGTTTGTTGTTGCATTTGGTTCCATGATATAGGGTTTTATGGTTTGAAAATTTCACTAATTAATACAACTAATATTAATAGTTTGATTTTACTGTTTTCACATCGTCTTTCAGTGTGTTGTAATCTTCTTTAACTTGGTTAAGTTTAGATTTTCCTTCTTCGATAATTTCTTTACCGTTTGAAGTGATTGTGTTTACGATGCCATCAAATTTTGATTTCAAGTTATCCCCGTAATCTTTTGATTTATCTTTGATTTTTTTTCTTGTGTTTGACCCTTTGTCTGGTGCAAATAAAACACCTATGAATGCTCCCGCCGCTGCGGCTCCTAAAATTCCTAAAATTGTGCTACTAGTTTTCATAATAAATAATTTTAAATGGATTAATATTAATAATTTGTTGATTTAATAAATGTGATTTTTAAACTTCGCGGCCTTTAATTAAGCGAAGCAATACGGCAATAATGGCGATTACGAGCAGAATATGGATAATGCTTCCGAAACTGTAGACAAAGAACCCTAGAGCCCAAAGTATTACCAGAATCACTGCTATGGTATATAATAAGTTTGACATGGTTTTATATTTTAGCGGTTAATAATCAATTTCTTGTTTAGTTTAACTTATACGAAAGGTATAATGTCAGGTTGCTGTTTTTTGCATCAGGAAAGGTGTATGTAGTTCCTGCAACAGTTCTTTCTTTACCCACAGTGGTCAAACCATAATTGTAACGCAATCCGATGCTGATGGGATTAAAATCGACCCCAACACCTGCAGAAATACCTGCGTCAAACTTGTTTAGATCGTCTGTGTCAATTTCCTGTTCAAAATCAAAGCTGCCATTTCCGCTTACTTTAGAACTTACTAGGTAAGAAGCATAACCACCGGCGTGAATGTTAAAGTTTTTAGTAACATTAACTCGAACCAAAAGCGGAAGCTCAATATAATTCAGTCTAAATTTTGCATCCCCACTTGCAAAAGCGCTATTGTATTCTAATTTTGAACCCTTTGTCGTAAATAAAAGCTCTGGTTGTATCGCAACAAAATCTGAGATAGGAAGCGTGGCATAAACCCCAGCATTAAATCCGTATAAAATGTTGTTGTCATCTACATCGTCCCCGCTGCCATATAGGTTAGACATATTAAATCCTCCCTTTACACCGAACTCGGTATTTACATTATTGTCCTGAGCGTGCAGCATTCCGAATGATGCTGATAAAAAAAGTGTTAAGGCGCATAAAAAATTGGCTTGTAATTTCATAGTAAAAAAATTAGTTAATAGATAGATAATAGGCGTTTATACATTTTGTTTTTGTATTCTTTCAGTCTCTCGTAAGAGTTTGTATTGTTCGGGTAAAAATCTAAGAACGAGTTCAAGTATTTCTTTATCGTTGGTTTCTCTGGAAATCTTTTCAAACAGCTCAATCTGATCGGATATCGTTTCTTTCATGGCGTTTAGATAGATATTGTTAAAATCGTTGCTGCTGGCATCTATGAGGTTGTACAGATCTCGTTTGTGCGTGGCATTTATTTCGGTAATAACGATAAGCTTTGATGTTGCCATTTTGGTTATTTCCTCCAACAATTGGCTTTCTTGAACTTCTATTCTTTTGCTTAGTTCCTGAACAATAACATCTGAACTTTTTTGTTGTGCAATTTGACTTTTGGAAATAATCGATTTGCTAATATTCGCCGTCGAAATGAAAAAGAAGACTTCTGTTTCTTCTCTGTCATTTTTTGCAAAAGCCTGATTTTTTAAAGTGTTTTCAATCGGATTAATCTTTCTGCAAGACGTCGTGCAGAGTGCTAATACGAATAAGAAAAAGACTCTAAAATATGCAGTCTTTAAGGGTGGGATTACTTTCATTATTGTTTCCTAAAGTATTACATTACAAAGATGCTAACGAATGAAAGATTTTGCTTTACAGCATAAAAAAGAAACGTTATATAATTCCCATAGTAGATTTATATAACGTTTTTTACGTGTTTTTTTGATGAAATTTAATCGGGTAGAAATACCGTAAATACAGAGCCTTTTCCTAAAGTACTGTCGGCAATAATATGGCCTTTGTGGTTCTCAACGATTTTTTTGCAGATTGCCAATCCGATGCCGGTTCCTGGATAATCTGTTTTGGAATGCAGACGTTGAAAAAGAATAAAAATAGTTTCTTTAAATTGAGGATCAAATCCCATTCCGTTATCTGTGAAAGTGATTTTGTGAAATTTCTTTACAGACTGTTCTAAGATTTCAGGATAGTCGGAAGAACTTACTTTTTCGCTCGAAATTGAAATTTCCGGATCAGCATCTGGTTTGCTGTATTTTAGTGAATTTCCAATTAAATTAATAAACAGCTGCTCAATCTGATACGGAATAACAGAAAGCTTCGGAAGCTTGCCAATGCGCTGAATTACGGCTTTCTTTTCTTCGATCACTTCTCCCAATTCAGATTCTGCATTGTCCAGAAGTTCATTAAGATTGATTTTAATGAATTCCTTTTTCGTGGTATTGGTTCTAGAAAACAAAAGAAGGTCGTCTATTAAAACACGCATTCTTTTTGCCGAGCTTTCTATTTTGGTAATATAATTTTTACCGCTTTCAGACATGACTTCTTTGTCGGCACTAGAAACTCTCGAAATAAAGGTTTGTATTTTTCTAAGCGGTTCTTGTAAATCGTGGCTGGCCACATGGTTAAAAGAAGCCAGTTCTTTATTGCTTTTCTCCAGTTCTTTATTTCGTTCCTGAAGTTCAATGTTAAGAAGATGCTCGTCTGTAATGTCAAAATTGATTCCGAGTAAAATTTTACTGCCTTGCTGGTCGGTCACCAATTTGCCTGTAGTTTTAAAATAGCGCACTTCAAAATCGGGACGTACGATTTTATAATACACAAACGGAAGATGCTTCTTTTCTACAATTCCGTCTATGGCTTTCGCGACAGATTCTTTGTCATCTGGATGAACATATTTTATAAGCGTAGCTTTGTTAGGAGCAAAAGATTTTGGCTCAAGGCCCAATAATCGGAACTGATTGTCTGAAAAATCTATTTTATCAGAATCCAAATCCCATTGCCAAGTGCTGAATTTACCAATGTTTTCAGACTCAGAAATTAAACCGCTTGAGATGAGAAGTTTTTTATTGAATACTTTCAAACGCTCAAAATCACGGCTAATCTGACGGTAAGCCAATAAAATAAAGCTCAACGCCACCAGAAATAATGAAATCGAGAAAAGCGGACTCAAAGAGATCTCCGAATCGTAAATTTTAAGCCTTTTCTTTAGAAACTCTTTTTCAATATCGTTCATTTCGTCAACCTTAAAACGGATGTTTTCCATTAAAATTCGGCCGCCGAACATATGATTGTCCAGTTTTCTTTTGTCGTACGTTTTGGGATCGCTGTATTTTAGGCAATTTTCAAAAGAAACAAAACGCTGTGTAATGAGTTTGAATAGTTTTTGAAGGTTTTCCTGCTGTTTCGGATTATCAGCAGTTAGTTTTTTTAAGGTAATAAAAGAAGTATTTACCTTGTCTCGAGAATAAATGTACGGAGTCAAAAAACGGGCATTGCGAGTAATAATATACCCGCGCTGGCCCGTTTCTGCATCTTTAATAGCCGACATTAATCGTTCGAGCTGTATGTTGATTTCGTAAGCGTGCATAACCAGTTTGCTCGATGCATTCAAGTCCTGATTATGTTTGTAAGCAATTGAAGAAAGAAATAACAGAATGAAAACTGCGATTACAAAAATAACTCTCAAAGAGTTTGAAGAATTAAAATTGGGTATCCACTTCATTATTTGGTATGCTTTATTTTAGTCGCAGCAAGAAATTATCACGGTTTAGACCAGAAGTATGATAATGCCAGTTTACGGTCACGACTTCATTAATTATTTTTTTGAGCGTATTGAAATCGCTTGGCTTTTTGATGTAAATATTAGCGCCTTGAATAAAGGTGTCCTCGATATCTTCCTCAGATGAAGAAGTAGAGTAGATGGCAATAATTATATCTTTTAAATGATCCGTTTTTTTGATTTCAATCAAACATTCTTTACCTGTTTTCTTAGGCATATTTAAATCTAGAAACAAAATATCTGGAAGTTTATTGTTTGTATCCATCAAATGATCCATAAGCTGCATCCCGTCATGAACAAAACTTACATTTGTTTGTATCTTTATTTCTTCAAATGCATCTTTAAAGAAAAGACGGTCATCTTCATCATCATCAGCCAATAAAATGTGTAATGCGTTTTTTTGCATTTTAATGTGGTATTTGGGTTTTTATTTTAAATTTTCTCTTCGTTTTTTAATAATTCTCTGAAAAGCAGACGGAGTAATACCGGTTGTATTTTTAAACTGCGTACTCAGATGGGCAACACTAGAGTAGTTGAGTAAAAAGGCAATTTCGGTCAGACTCATTTCGTTGATAATAATCAGCTGTTTTGCTCTTTCAATTTTCTGTAAAATAATAAAATTTTCTATAGAAGAGTAAGTTACTTCTGAGAAAACATTAGATAAATATCCGTAACTGTGGTTCAGCTTTTCTGCCAAAAACACAGAACTCTTGTAATTATTATTGTCATCCATAAATACAAGCTCGATAATCGCATCTTTTATTTTTTGGACTAATACACTTTTTTGATTTTCAACTACTTCAAAACCGCACGGAGCCAATTTGGTTTTTAAATTCTCCAATGCTTCGGCATCAAGATTGTCTTCAATCTCAATTTCACCAAATCCTAGAGTTGTAAAATTTACATTATTTTGTTCCAGATTTTGTTTTAAATAAAGAGAGCAAATGGTATTAATGTCGAACTTTATAAATAGTTTCATTTTATAGAAATTTGGTTAAAGATACTTATTTTATTTTGTGTTTTTGTTTTTAAAGGATATAGAATTACAAGTAAATGT
This genomic interval carries:
- a CDS encoding lmo0937 family membrane protein — its product is MSNLLYTIAVILVILWALGFFVYSFGSIIHILLVIAIIAVLLRLIKGREV
- the prfA gene encoding peptide chain release factor 1; this encodes MLDRLQYVKQRFDEISDLIIQPDVISDQKRYKQLNQEYKGIKALVEKREEYIIVLANIDEANEIIADGSDAEMVEMAKMQLDEAKERLPELEEEIKFMLIPKDPEDAKNVMVEIRAGTGGDEASIFAGDLFRMYTKYCESMGWRSSVVDMNEGTSGGFKEVIFEVTGEDVYGTLKFEAGVHRVQRVPQTETQGRVHTSAATVMVLPEAEEFDVQVDMNDVRVDFFCSSGPGGQSVNTTKSAVRLTHIPTGLVAQCQDEKSQHKNKDKALMVLRSRLYEMELAKKQEEDAKKRSSQVSSGDRSAKIRTYNYAQGRVTDHRIGLTLYDLGNIMNGDIQKIVSELQLVNNMEKLKEASEVY
- a CDS encoding DUF4142 domain-containing protein encodes the protein MKVIPPLKTAYFRVFFLFVLALCTTSCRKINPIENTLKNQAFAKNDREETEVFFFISTANISKSIISKSQIAQQKSSDVIVQELSKRIEVQESQLLEEITKMATSKLIVITEINATHKRDLYNLIDASSNDFNNIYLNAMKETISDQIELFEKISRETNDKEILELVLRFLPEQYKLLRETERIQKQNV
- a CDS encoding porin family protein; its protein translation is MKLQANFLCALTLFLSASFGMLHAQDNNVNTEFGVKGGFNMSNLYGSGDDVDDNNILYGFNAGVYATLPISDFVAIQPELLFTTKGSKLEYNSAFASGDAKFRLNYIELPLLVRVNVTKNFNIHAGGYASYLVSSKVSGNGSFDFEQEIDTDDLNKFDAGISAGVGVDFNPISIGLRYNYGLTTVGKERTVAGTTYTFPDAKNSNLTLYLSYKLN
- a CDS encoding DUF5723 family protein — translated: MKRTLLLFCFFGSFFYARSQSYFGFRDDNYAGVQSALFNPSNIVESKYRADVTLFSASGTVQNDLYGVNILDALDGDYDLATDASKNFKSNNRGNFNVDMLGPSFMMNITPVHSVALFTRVRSVTNLVGINGQLIDEVNKDVNASKNFLITGGNPNGVTNSWAEIGASYATVLMDRDDHFVKGGITLKYLMAGVNGYINGSDLSVAFNKNNTDPAMSEYISTGTIRTAASYDYANGDNAKFDAASAGVGVDLGFTYEYRTNCHTCEGNRYKFKAAASVTDIGKLNYKNIVENTYNITGRVTQADVDNADDIFEFFDSNYTKISSKKGVKANLPTALHTNFDWNIDQRFYLNVSGDFNLVNAKKINGTAIANSVTFTPRYETRQFSFYVPVTYMQYSGTAIGAGFRAGPIFIGSGTFFSSLFSNNSKGCNIYAGLKLPIYQDYR
- a CDS encoding helix-turn-helix domain-containing protein, coding for MKLFIKFDINTICSLYLKQNLEQNNVNFTTLGFGEIEIEDNLDAEALENLKTKLAPCGFEVVENQKSVLVQKIKDAIIELVFMDDNNNYKSSVFLAEKLNHSYGYLSNVFSEVTYSSIENFIILQKIERAKQLIIINEMSLTEIAFLLNYSSVAHLSTQFKNTTGITPSAFQRIIKKRRENLK
- a CDS encoding response regulator, whose product is MQKNALHILLADDDEDDRLFFKDAFEEIKIQTNVSFVHDGMQLMDHLMDTNNKLPDILFLDLNMPKKTGKECLIEIKKTDHLKDIIIAIYSTSSSEEDIEDTFIQGANIYIKKPSDFNTLKKIINEVVTVNWHYHTSGLNRDNFLLRLK
- a CDS encoding CHASE3 domain-containing protein, coding for MKWIPNFNSSNSLRVIFVIAVFILLFLSSIAYKHNQDLNASSKLVMHAYEINIQLERLMSAIKDAETGQRGYIITRNARFLTPYIYSRDKVNTSFITLKKLTADNPKQQENLQKLFKLITQRFVSFENCLKYSDPKTYDKRKLDNHMFGGRILMENIRFKVDEMNDIEKEFLKKRLKIYDSEISLSPLFSISLFLVALSFILLAYRQISRDFERLKVFNKKLLISSGLISESENIGKFSTWQWDLDSDKIDFSDNQFRLLGLEPKSFAPNKATLIKYVHPDDKESVAKAIDGIVEKKHLPFVYYKIVRPDFEVRYFKTTGKLVTDQQGSKILLGINFDITDEHLLNIELQERNKELEKSNKELASFNHVASHDLQEPLRKIQTFISRVSSADKEVMSESGKNYITKIESSAKRMRVLIDDLLLFSRTNTTKKEFIKINLNELLDNAESELGEVIEEKKAVIQRIGKLPKLSVIPYQIEQLFINLIGNSLKYSKPDADPEISISSEKVSSSDYPEILEQSVKKFHKITFTDNGMGFDPQFKETIFILFQRLHSKTDYPGTGIGLAICKKIVENHKGHIIADSTLGKGSVFTVFLPD
- a CDS encoding YtxH domain-containing protein, with translation MKTSSTILGILGAAAAGAFIGVLFAPDKGSNTRKKIKDKSKDYGDNLKSKFDGIVNTITSNGKEIIEEGKSKLNQVKEDYNTLKDDVKTVKSNY